The genomic region AAATTTAAATATTCTATTTCAAAATCTATATTGATAATTTTCCTTTTAGGCATTACTTTTTTTCTTGGAAATAAATATAGCGAATATAAGCAACATAAGGAAGATGTGGAGTTTTTTCTTAATAGAATATACTTTGAATTATAATATTTTCTGGCATGGATTTGAATTTTTTGATAATTGTTTAAAATACTTATATGTTTATAATTTTTGCCACATGCAAGAACAGACATTCTCATCAGAACAATGTTTTATTATTTTTTTAATAAGTATTTCCATAAAGTTTTAGGTGGGCTATAAAATTAAAAACGAGTGATTTATAATATTAAATATAAAAATACTACGATAAATAGGATATATGAAATAAGCATATCCTATTTATCGTAGCCTTGTTATTTTAAATATTAATTCTCATCATAGCAAAGGAGCATATACTAGCTAAAGCAATAATAAAAACACTGCCTGAAATAGTTATTAAAAACCCTTTTGTAAGCTTCTTTTTAAAGCTGTTTATAATGTTTATCTTGTAGACCTTTAATGTTTTATATAGTATAAAGACAAATAATGCAATGAATAATATATTTTGTAATAAAAGCTCTGCTAATAAAATTAGGACTAAATTCACTACTGCATATTCAACATCATTATTATTGATTTTATTGTGCATAACTTTTAATAAATAAGCTATAAAAGGGTTTATCATAGAAACTAGAAACACTATACTAAACTCTGGATTATTTGTAATTGCTTCCGATATAGTTAATCCAATAGTTGTAGCTTTTAAGGATAAATACATAATACTTATAAAGGGAGACACTAAAAGAATTAACTTTAAAATATCAAAGTATTTATTTAATGTTTCTATCTCTTTTTTATTTATTTTCTGCATTGTTTTTACCTTGCTCATTTATTCCTCTCCTAAACTAAAGCTTCATTTTCACTATTTAATAAGTTTTCAAAATCCTCTCTTACTTGAGGTACTTTTAGTCCAATAATAACTTGGAAGGACTTACCGTTAACAGAGCAGCCATGAGCCCCAATTGATTTAAAGTAAGTGTCATCCTTACATAAAGTTTCATCCTTAACATTTACTCTAAGTCGGGTTGCACAGTTTGTAACATCAACAATATTGTCCTTTCCACCTAATCCTTCTAAAATTAGCTTTATAAATTCTGCCTTGCTTTCTCCATTTTTAGCATTTTTCTTTTCTCTATATTCTGCCTTAGAACGGAATTTAATATCTTCATCATCTTCCCTTCCTGGAGTCTTAACATCAAATTTTTCTATTAAAAATTTAAATACTACAAACCAAATTCCTGTGAATACTAATCCAATTACAAGCATTAATAAGTATTCTTTCCAGTGATTTCCCATTAATGGTATCCAGTTTAATGATGCCATTTCTATAACACCACCAGCATGAATTCCTACAATACCTGCAAGATACATAACAGTTGAAAGAGTTGCTGCCAATAAAGCATGTACACCAAATAACCATGGAGCAACAAATAAGAATGTAAATTCAATAGGTTCAGTAACACCACAGAAGATTGAAGTTAAAGTAATTGGTATTAAAAGACCTAATATCTTCTTTCTCTTTTCTGGTTTTGCAGTTACATAGAATGCAAGGGCTATACCCGGAACACCAAAGATTTTTGAAAAGCCTGTTGATGAAAACCCTGCTTCTGGTACTAAAGATCTTAAAGAAGCAGTTGATGCTGCAATCTCTGGTAAATTATTTGCCCAGTAAGAATATAAGCCTCCTTGAACTACTACGTTATCATACCAGAATGGAGAATATAAAATATGATGTAATCCAAATGGTATTAATATACGTTCTAAGAATACAAATACCCAAACTCCAAAAGCTCCTGCATTCTTAATAAAGCCTTGGAAAGCTGCCATTCCTAACTGAACTTTAGGCCATATAAATGCAGCTAAAACAGCAACAGGTATCATTACAAAGAAACCAATCATAAAGATAAAAGTTGAACCACTAAAAGTTCCTAACCATTCAGGTAATTCTGTGTCAAAGTAACGATTGTGAAGATAAATAACAATTCCTGAAATAAGTAGGGCTCCAATCATTCCCATGTCTAAGGTTTTGATATTTGCTATCATAGTAAGACCGCTTGTCCCACCTACTTCTTGAGCAAAATCAACACCAAAGAAAGTTCCCCATTGAGCAAGCATTGTGCTTAAGAAATAATGGAAAGCTAAATATAGAACTAGAGCTTCCATAGCACATCTTGCATTTTGCTTCTTAGCCATTCCGATAGGTAAACCAACTACGAATAATAGCGGTAATTGATTAAATACGGTCCACCCACCTTGTAATACTACATTCCAACATTGATACCAAAAACTATCTGGAGCTGCTAATGATCCCATTATTGTTTCAGTTGTAAATAAGGTACCCACTCCAATTACAGTACCTGCAAAAGCAAATAATAGTACCGGGGTGAACATTGCACCTCCAAATTTTTGAATTTTCTGCATCATAACTATCCTCTTCCCTTCTTTTTTAATTTTTAATAGTAGTTATAGATAATAGCTTTATCAAATCTATCAATTTGATAAGTAAATGTTATCAGAGTTCTTTTTGAGGCTCAATACGTTTTCATGCTTTAGGTAAAGGGTTTCTCCTTCTATTAAATTGAACATTTTTTGAAATTTCTCACAGGATAGTAAAAAAAGGACTGCCATAAGACAGTCCTTTAATTAAAAAATACTGAAATGTAAGAATAAACTTCCGAAGACTATTGCCACCATTGACATTAGCTTTATTAATATATTTATTGATGGTCCTGTAGTGTCCTTAAATGGATCCCCAACAGTATCACCAACTACTGCTGCCTTATGGCAGTCTGAACCCTTTCCGCCTAAAACTCCAGATTCTATATACTTTTTAGCATTATCCCAAGCTCCTCCAGCATTAGACATTAGAATAGCAACTGAAAAGCCAGTTATAGTAGCCCCTGCAAGAAGGCCTGCTACTCCATTTGGTCCTAATACTAAACCAACGATAACAGGAGTTAAAATTGCTATTATTCCAATTGGTATAAGTTCCTTTTGAGAGGACTTTGTACAGATATCAACACAGGAGGCGTAATCTGCTTCTGCCTTTCCTTCCATAAGTCCTGGAATTTCTTTAAATTGCCTTCTTACTTCAACAACAATTTCAGAGGCAGCTCGTCCAACTGCATCCATTGTTTTTGAGGAGAATACGAATATAACCATAGCACCAATAAAAAGTCCTATTAGAACTTGAGGATTTAATATAGATAAATCAAAAGCAAATTCAAAAGCTCCGTTTTTAGCTATACTTTCAATAGAATCCTTATAGGAAGCTATAAATGCAAGAGCTGTTAAAGCAGCTGAACCTATTGCAAAGCCCTTACCAGTTGCTGCTGTTGTATTTCCTAAGGCATCTAAAGCATCCGTTCTCTTCCTTACTTCAGGATCTTGATTAGTCATTTCTGCAATTCCGCCTGCATTGTCTGCTATTGGGCCATAAGCATCTGTTGCTAATGTTATGCCTAAGGTTGAAAGCATACCAACTGCAGAAATAGCAATTCCATATAAGCCTAAGCTAAAGTCCTTTAGACCTCCTGATAAAATAAAGCTAATTAAAACTGATATTGAAACAATAACTACAGGAATTGCTGTAGATATCATTCCTAAGGATAAGCCACCAATTATTAAAGTTCCTGTACCTGTCTTAGTAGTTTCTGCTAACTTTCGAGTTGGACTATAACTATCTGAAGTATAGAATTCAGTAAAATATCCTATTAATATACCTGCAAGGAGCCCAGATAATATACTAAAATATATACCTATGTTTTCCATTCCCAATACTTCTTTTACTATAAAGAATGAGCCTAGGGCTACAATTATTCCTGATATATAAGTTCCCTTCCTTAAGGCCTTTAAAAGATTCTTTTGACTTGCATCTTCCTTCACCTTTACAAAAAAGGTTGAAAATATTGAGGCTAAGACTCCTAAAACAGCAACAAATAATGGTAGTGCAAAGCCTTTAATAGATAAACCTGCAGATACTGCTAAAGCACAGGAAGAAATTATTGATCCTACATAAGATTCATATAAATCTGCCCCCATTCCTGCAACATCACCTACATTATCCCCTACATTATCTGCAATAACTGCTGGATTTCTTGGATCATCTTCAGGAATACCAGCTTCAACCTTACCAACTAAATCAGCACCAACATCTGCAGCCTTAGTGAATATTCCTCCTCCAACTCTGGCAAATAAAGCCATGGAAGAAGCTCCGATACCAAAAGTAACTATATTTGTTGAAATTTTAACTATACGTTCTGTTTCTGCTAAATCCTTAAAATAATAAGATAAAACTAAATAAGATAATCCAATATAGAGTAAACCTAATGAAACAACAACAATACCAATTACAGAACCACTTTTAAAGGAAACTCTTAAGGCATCATTTAAGCTCTTTTTAGCTGCACTTGTGGTTCTTCCATTAGCATTTGTTGCAACCTTCATTCCAATAAAGCCGGTAAGGCCTGATAAAAATCCTCCAATAACAAAGGAGAAAGGTAAGAATATTGAAACATAGCCTAAGAAAGATAATGCCAAAAATATAACAAACATTACTAAAAAAAATATTGATACTCCTTTATACTGTCTTTTTAAGAAAGCATCTGCCCCTTCTCTAATTTTCCTAGAAATGCTTTTTATCTTTTCATCCTCTTCCCTTTCTTTTAGAACAGAGTTTATCTGATAAGCCGCAAAAATCAAACCTAAAACAGCTCCAAGCAAAACAAAAATAATAAAATCCATATTTATTCCTCCCATTTTATTAAAATAAACAAAGATGTCCCATACTAAAATATACGTTTGATTTTTTTGGTAAATTACAGAAAATAAAAATATGGATGATTTTTATAAAAATCTTTTAATAATATAACAAAAAATCCAAGCACTCTTTTATCTTTAGTACTTGGACTTTTTTATTATTGCTCTGCCATCCAGCTCCAAACGTCAATTCCACATTCATCGCACTTAGCTTCATTATTAAAGAAGTATATCCAAGATGCATGACCTCCATAGTTATATGGATTACCTTCATCATCATTAAATCTTCCTCTTGTATCTATGACCTTATCAAAAGAAGCTACATGTAAATTACTAGCCTTAGCTTCCCTAAGTCTTTTTATTGTAGGTATTTCAAAGCTTTTTGGAGCTACTACTGGATCATCCTTTGAATATATAAAGTATAGTGGTAAATCCTTAATTGCCTCAATTTTTTCATCACTAATATATTTATCTTCCATAGCCTCACAAATTAATACATAGCCATCAAAAACTCTTCCATATTCTAAGGCTAGTAGCAAGGCCATATAGCCTCCATTAGAACAACCGGCTATTATAACTTTTTCAGAAGCTGTTTTTTCTTTATAGTAATTTATTAATTCAAATAGAGACTTGGTATAATAAGAAGTTCCATCAGCCTCTATTTTATAATCTACGATTATCCCCCTACCAGTGTTATCCATCCAGAAGGTTGGACATTGTGGTACTAATATATTTGCTTTATTCATTAATTTTTGGAATTTATCCTCTATCAATGCTGGAACCTTATTAGCCAGACAAGTAAGATAAGGATCAGTATTTTCTAGACCACCTTCCCCTAATCCATGTAACCATACAACAAGATTTTTAGTTTTTTCTTCCGGCTCATAGTAAGCATATTTATACTCTATCCCCTCTTTAGCTTTATAATTAGCAGTCTTAAATTTATCTGCACTGGTAGCATAGCTTTTTATATTAGGATCAATCTTAAACTCTAAAATTTCCTTTCCCCCAGATTTTAAGACTTCTCCATCTGCTATGGATATGTCTAATTTATATAAGCTTGGATATCTATTATATGGGCAAGGTGGTGAAAATAATAAATAGTTTCCATCATAGGGTGTAAAATTCATTAAAATAGTAATATACTTTGATGCTCCTTCAATCTTCCTTCCAAATTCATCACTTGTATATGCATCTTCTATTCTTCTTTCCCTTTTAACTGTCCTTAGACCTAATTCTGCTCTTGCCCAGTCAAAAGCCTCTTTAGTTTCCTCTACTTTAAAGCTTTCTTTAGAAACTGTATCTATCTCCTTATCCAAGGAAATAACTATTTTGCTAACTCCGCAGCCCCAGTCATCTCCTTGTATATAAGCTATAAATTCACCAGAAACCTCTATTCCAATCATATAAATTTCCCCTACTAATTTTAAATCTTTTATTAATAATTAAAGCTCCTCTCCATTTGATGCAATAACCTTCTTATACCAATAAAAGCTCTTTTTCTTAGTTCTCTTTAATGTTCCTTTACCTTCATTATCTCTATCTACATAGATAAAACCATAACGCTTTTTCATTTCTCCTGTACCAGCACTTACTAAGTCAATGCAGCCCCAAGTTGTATATCCAAGTAAGTCAACCCCATCAATTTCAACAGCATCCTTCATTGCCTTTATATGATCCCTTAAGTAAGCAATTCTATAATCATCTTCAACATAGCCATTTTCATCTGGTATATCCACAGCTCCAAGACCGTTTTCTACAATAAATAATGGTTTTTGATATCTGTCATATAAGGTGTTTAAAGTTATTCTTAATCCAAGAGGATCTATCTGCCAGCCCCATTCACTAGCTTTTAGATGTGGATTCTTTAAAGATGCAAATATGTTTCCAGCTGTCTTTTTATTAACTTCTGGATCTGCACTTGCACATCTTGAAGAATAATAAGAAATTGAAATGAAATCTACTGTATTATTTCTTAATAATTCTTCATCTCCCTCTTCCATCTTAATCTCTATCCCCTTTCTTTCTAAATCCTTTAGGGCATAAGATGGATAAGCTCCTCTTGATTGAACATCTATAAAGAAATAATTTTCCCTATTTCTCTTTATTGCTTCAAATACATCTTCTGGTTTACAGGTATATGGATAGGTATCTCCAGCAGCTAGCATACAGCCAACCTTATTGTTAGGATCAA from Clostridium isatidis harbors:
- a CDS encoding alpha-glucoside-specific PTS transporter subunit IIBC; the protein is MMQKIQKFGGAMFTPVLLFAFAGTVIGVGTLFTTETIMGSLAAPDSFWYQCWNVVLQGGWTVFNQLPLLFVVGLPIGMAKKQNARCAMEALVLYLAFHYFLSTMLAQWGTFFGVDFAQEVGGTSGLTMIANIKTLDMGMIGALLISGIVIYLHNRYFDTELPEWLGTFSGSTFIFMIGFFVMIPVAVLAAFIWPKVQLGMAAFQGFIKNAGAFGVWVFVFLERILIPFGLHHILYSPFWYDNVVVQGGLYSYWANNLPEIAASTASLRSLVPEAGFSSTGFSKIFGVPGIALAFYVTAKPEKRKKILGLLIPITLTSIFCGVTEPIEFTFLFVAPWLFGVHALLAATLSTVMYLAGIVGIHAGGVIEMASLNWIPLMGNHWKEYLLMLVIGLVFTGIWFVVFKFLIEKFDVKTPGREDDEDIKFRSKAEYREKKNAKNGESKAEFIKLILEGLGGKDNIVDVTNCATRLRVNVKDETLCKDDTYFKSIGAHGCSVNGKSFQVIIGLKVPQVREDFENLLNSENEALV
- a CDS encoding sodium-translocating pyrophosphatase; translated protein: MDFIIFVLLGAVLGLIFAAYQINSVLKEREEDEKIKSISRKIREGADAFLKRQYKGVSIFFLVMFVIFLALSFLGYVSIFLPFSFVIGGFLSGLTGFIGMKVATNANGRTTSAAKKSLNDALRVSFKSGSVIGIVVVSLGLLYIGLSYLVLSYYFKDLAETERIVKISTNIVTFGIGASSMALFARVGGGIFTKAADVGADLVGKVEAGIPEDDPRNPAVIADNVGDNVGDVAGMGADLYESYVGSIISSCALAVSAGLSIKGFALPLFVAVLGVLASIFSTFFVKVKEDASQKNLLKALRKGTYISGIIVALGSFFIVKEVLGMENIGIYFSILSGLLAGILIGYFTEFYTSDSYSPTRKLAETTKTGTGTLIIGGLSLGMISTAIPVVIVSISVLISFILSGGLKDFSLGLYGIAISAVGMLSTLGITLATDAYGPIADNAGGIAEMTNQDPEVRKRTDALDALGNTTAATGKGFAIGSAALTALAFIASYKDSIESIAKNGAFEFAFDLSILNPQVLIGLFIGAMVIFVFSSKTMDAVGRAASEIVVEVRRQFKEIPGLMEGKAEADYASCVDICTKSSQKELIPIGIIAILTPVIVGLVLGPNGVAGLLAGATITGFSVAILMSNAGGAWDNAKKYIESGVLGGKGSDCHKAAVVGDTVGDPFKDTTGPSINILIKLMSMVAIVFGSLFLHFSIF
- a CDS encoding alpha/beta hydrolase; this translates as MIGIEVSGEFIAYIQGDDWGCGVSKIVISLDKEIDTVSKESFKVEETKEAFDWARAELGLRTVKRERRIEDAYTSDEFGRKIEGASKYITILMNFTPYDGNYLLFSPPCPYNRYPSLYKLDISIADGEVLKSGGKEILEFKIDPNIKSYATSADKFKTANYKAKEGIEYKYAYYEPEEKTKNLVVWLHGLGEGGLENTDPYLTCLANKVPALIEDKFQKLMNKANILVPQCPTFWMDNTGRGIIVDYKIEADGTSYYTKSLFELINYYKEKTASEKVIIAGCSNGGYMALLLALEYGRVFDGYVLICEAMEDKYISDEKIEAIKDLPLYFIYSKDDPVVAPKSFEIPTIKRLREAKASNLHVASFDKVIDTRGRFNDDEGNPYNYGGHASWIYFFNNEAKCDECGIDVWSWMAEQ
- a CDS encoding 6-phospho-beta-glucosidase — protein: MGFRKDFLWGGATAANQCEGGYNEGGRGLANVDLVPIGKDRFPILAGEMKMFEFDDEHFYPAKEAIDMYHHYKEDIKLFAEMGFKTYRCSIAWSRIFPNGDDESPNEEGLKFYEDMFKECRKYGIEPLVTITHFDCPMNLVIKYGSWRNRKMVDFYEKLCRVIFNRYKGLVNYWLTFNEINMILHAPFMAAGICFEEGENKEQVKYQAAHHELVASALATKIAHEVDPNNKVGCMLAAGDTYPYTCKPEDVFEAIKRNRENYFFIDVQSRGAYPSYALKDLERKGIEIKMEEGDEELLRNNTVDFISISYYSSRCASADPEVNKKTAGNIFASLKNPHLKASEWGWQIDPLGLRITLNTLYDRYQKPLFIVENGLGAVDIPDENGYVEDDYRIAYLRDHIKAMKDAVEIDGVDLLGYTTWGCIDLVSAGTGEMKKRYGFIYVDRDNEGKGTLKRTKKKSFYWYKKVIASNGEEL